The nucleotide sequence TTTGTGGTGAATTATTGTTCGAAAACAGATTATAAATTGGTTTTGTAATAATACTTGATATTTTTGTTCTTATATTTAAATGCGATTTTGTATAGTTATACATAACAAATCTATATATAAAATTTAATACAACTATCACAATAACTATAGAGACTAAAATAATAAAACTTTAAGTTTTCTCATTTACGCATGTTCCTCACTCTAACAATATAAACATACGTATTTTGTATATCTTGTCCATATAAATAATAGTCTGTCAAACTAGCATTTGCTTTTTTATCTGTATGTTGTGTATAGTATATATCGTCATTATCAGCAGAAGTTATTATTGAAGCATATTCTATATTTCCGTCTTAATAATAACTATAGGTAAAACTTAACTGCATAGCTTCATTATACTTCCGGTTTGTAACCTTTGTCAACAAATATAAATATAATCGACTATAAATGGTTGATTATGTGAAAGTTAATGACGAGAAATTTGTTTGCGGTGTATATTTCGCCTTCTAGGCTGTTTTGTTGAAATGCTTAAGTCATTTTGATATACTGTCATCAAAGAAAAATGGGAGATGATGGTATCAAAAAATCGAAAGTAATATTTCTGATAACTGTGTTTATTTTATGTCTGAGTTTATATTTGAAGACAGAGCTGCCTGGGTGACCGATATTAACGGAAACAGCAGTAAGATTAATAGGCGGGGCGAAGTTGTTCTTCCATTTGCTGTGCTTGCAGTTTATGATTCTCACAACATACTGGTTGGTAATGAAATTAAAACTCTTGAAAGTTTTGAAGACGGAGAAACTCAAACAGTTGTTTTTGATTTGGATTCTACGGATACACAGAGGATATATCGTCTTTTTATTTGGGATAGTTTGCAAACAATGCGTCCGGTTTCTGTTCCTGTAGATATAGAACAGAATGAATAAAAATATTGTGTAAAAAGAATGACTGTTAATTTTATTGACTTATTTAACAGTTAATATGTTTATTATACTATGGGGGGATTAAAGCATGAAAAAGATAATTGGTTTGTTATTAACTTTGTCAGTATCTATAGGTATTTTGTTATTTAGCGCTGATTCCGTTATTGCGGCGTCTTATAACAGTTCTGCTGCTTTAAATTACGCCGCGGCTCATTGGAATGATAACGTTGGTCTTTGCGCCGAGTTTGTTTCCAACTGTTTAAGCGCGGGAGGTTGCAGTGCATGGAGCAGGAGCAGCAGCGCTTTAAGAAATCAGCTGATAAATTCCGGACTTGGAACCGAGTATGAATTAACCTTGAATTCAGATAAGTCAATAACAGCGTCGAACTATTCAGGGAAGTTAGCTGCCGGAGATGTTATTTTTTATTATTGTCCCGGAGCGAAATGTTCAGCGCGGCCGTATGTTCACACAGTGCTTTGTAATGGAGCGGACGCAAATGGATATGTAAAGGTCTATGCACATAATAAAGCGAATAACGGAAGTAAAAAATATTATTATAGCAAGACTTGTCCGAATTGCGGAACCGGTATATATAAAGCATATGTATATCATTTTAAAACAAATGAAACTCCGGCAAATATTGGTACGAATGTCTATGGGACAATTATCAATACTGCTTGCTGGAAACCAATTACATATAATCCGGCTGACGGTTTAGTCAGATTGAATCAGGCTAACGGAATGGCAAATCAGGCCTGGAAGTTTTTTAGACAATCGGATGGCAGTTATGTTATTAAATCAGCTGTGGATCAAAAGGTGTTAGAAATATTCAATGGCGATACTGCTGATGGAACTCCAATAGTTGTTAGAAATACTGACTGGGGAGGCGCATATCAGCGGTGGTACTTGTATCCATACGGAAACAATGGAGGTTATATTATAAAGTCAAAGCATTATCCGGAAAAAAACCTTGTTTTAGATTTATGCGGCGGTAGCACTGTGGATAATAATATTATACAAATTCATGAAAGAAATAACACAAATGCACAAATTTTTTCGGTCTATACAGCGTCAGACAGTGTTATTGCTTCTCCAAATTTAACGGTTTCTGCAGGAACTGCTGTTACCAATACGGTTTTTAATTGGAATAATGTTCCGGGTAAAGACAGATATGATTTGAAAATATGGAAGGTTAAAATTGAAGGGGATTCTTATCATACAGAATGGGGAACCTATTCCGGATATGGAAAGGTTTTGCCTGCCGGGAATTATGTTGCTTATGTAGACGCTGTTAATGCATTTGATTGTCTTAGAAGCAATGTTGTTCAGTTTACAGTCAAAAATCCAATTTTTAAAGTAAGTTTTAATTCTAATGGAGGCAGTTGCTCAACATCAAGCAAAAATGTTACATATACTGCAACTTACGGTGATTTACCTGTCCCGACACGAACCGGCTACACATTTAAAGGGTGGTACACATCTGCAAGCGGTACAACAAAAATAACAGGTGAAAACAAGGTTAATATAACTTCAAATCAAACGCTTTATGCACAGTGGACGCCAAGCTCTTATACTGTGAGTTTCAATTCAAATGGAGGAGTTTGCTCTATAAATAAAAAAACTGTGTCATATAATGCGTCTTACGGTGATTTACCTGTCCCAACACGAACCGGCTACACATTTAAAGGGTGGTACACATCTGCAAGCGGTACAACAAAAATAACAGGTGAAAGCAAGGTTAATATAACTTCAAATCAAACGCTTTATGCACAGTGGATTCCAAATACTTATACAGTAGTATATAATCCAAACGGCGGAATAGGAACAACAGCAAATTCATCACATACATTTGACACTGCAAAATCTCTTAATATTAATAATTTTACTAAAGAGGGATATTCATTTAAAGGCTGGTCTAAAAACAAAGACGCAGAGATACCTGAATTTACTGATCAACAGTCTGTTAAAAACCTTACGTCTCAAAATAATGCAGTTGTAAACATGTATGCGGTATGGAGCCCAAACAATAGCTCCGCTTATACAAAAACAACTTTAAAAGATGGTATTTTTAATGTAAAAGCATTTAACTTAAATGAAAATTGTATTATAATTCTGGCATTGTATAAAGACGGTCTGCTTGTTGAAACACAACAAATGGAATATGATAAAACAGACGTTATTTTCTATGCAGACAAGGAATTCGATTCGGCTAAGGTTATGGTTTGGAAAGACTCTCAAAGTCAAATACCATTAACTGATACTGAGGATGTTGTGATTCCATAACAGGCTTGATATTAGATTGATATTAATATATAATAATTTTATGGTCAATTTTTGGGGGAATGAGTATGTTTACTATAGCGATTTGTGATGATAATAAACAGGATTGTTCTAACCTGTGCAATATGGTGGAGCAATATTTTTGCGGAAAGCAGAAGATTGAATTACATTCCTTTCAAAGCGGACTGGTTTTATATCAGTTTATGAAGAGTCAGAACGTGCATCTTGTGATTATGGATATCATGCTTGATAATCAAAGTGGTATTGATATTGTTAAACAGCTTAAATATATAGCGCCGGATTGTAAAATTATCTTTGTATCTATCAACCCTGAGTATTTTCAGGATGTTTATTATGTGGATCATCTGCAGTTTTTAGTTAAACCTATTGAACGCAAAAGATTAGATTTTGCTTTGGGTAAAGCTGCCGCACTGTGTGAAAAAGAATATGTCTGTTTAAAAATCCAGGGAACAGTACAAAAGATTTTATCAGAATCTATTCTTTATTTTGAAGTCTCAGGACACAATACTACTATATGTCTGAATGACGGAACTGAACAGACGTGTTATATTTCTTTAAAAGAGATAGAGCGGAAGCTGAATCAAGCAACATTTTTACGATGTCACCGGAGTTTTATTGTTAATATGAAGCATGTATCACGGTACGAAAGGTCGTCGCTCCAGTTAGATGATAAACATATGATTTCAATAGGAAAAAAGTATGAAAAGGACGTGCGGCAAAGGCTGATGTCTTACTGGAAAGATGTAATCTAAGGGGGATTAAGATGGAAAACGGTACGCCGCTTTATTTTTGCTTTTTTATCATTACATCAGCTATTGGAACAATTAATTCAGCTTTATTTTTTGTATGGTTGTTGGAACCGAGATGGAAATGGTGGAAAACTGCCGGGATTTTGTTCTTGTCTTTTTTTGTACCGACAATGATTCTTCTGCCTTTGCGTGAAATAATATTGGTAAAGTCTCCGGTTTTGCTGGCGGTTACGGTTGCCGCAGTGGCATTCTGTTTTAAGGATAAATTTTGGCAAAAGGCGCTGTGCGTGACAATTTATCTTGTCAGCGGTTTAATTATAGAAATGGGCGGTTCTACTGTCTGCAATCTAGTGATAGGCAAACCGTATGTTTGGGAATTTATTTCGGTAGGAGATTGGTTATTTTATATTTTTATCAATGTCTGTATTCAGCTGACTGTCTATGCTATTATCATACTTCTATACCGGAGGCGGAATTTTAAGGATGTGCTGCCGCAGAGGGGGATTATCAGTATTGTATTATTTTTGACAGGTCAGATTACACTGTCTTTGTTTGTCATGGCGGTTACATATCAGTATAAGCTTTATTCAGTTGGTATTGTGATATTGTGTATATTAATTAATGTTATATCAGGCGGTTTAGGTATTTGGATGGTTTATAGGAATATTCAGATGCTGAGGAGTGAAACCGAACTTGAAACTGTCAGAAAACAGCTTGACATGCAGGAGACATACACCGGGCAGATACGCAGCCAGTATGAGACAGTAAGACGGCTGAAGCATGATTTTAATAATCACTTAAAAACTCTTTCCGGACTTAGCCGGCAACATAATTATGACGAGTTGGATCAATATTTAAATGCGCTGTCAGAAGAAATTTCACTGCTGGATAAAGCTACTTTCTGTACGCGCCCGGCTGTTGACGCGGTACTTTATCACATTGACCAAACTGCAATACAGACAGGTATTAAAACAGAATTTCAGGTTTTTGAGATAGAAAAGTTAACGGTTCCAGACATAAAGTTATGCTCAATTTTATTTAACTTGCTTTCAAATGCACTCGAAGCCTGCGCAAAGGTTGACGGTGAGAAGTATATTCATCTCAAGACGGGTATAAAGGCGGGTAACTATATTATTTCGGTAGAAAACACGTCATTGCCTCCGGCTAAAGGGTTTGAATCAGTTAAAGCGGATCGAGTTAATCATGGATTGGGGTTGAAGATTGTAAGCGATCTTGCAGCCGGTCTAGGAGGAATGAGCGAATTCAGTTACGAAAATGGAGTGTTTAGTAGTGTAGTCTGCTTGCCATGGTACAATGAATCAGCTTTTATATAGAACAGATGTTAATTAGACAACTGCTAATATTAAAAAGTAGTTGCTATTTTAGAGATTTTAAAATTTGAAATGTTATAAATAATTAGAGTGCAGTTTAACTTGATGTAAAGGCGAGGTATATATTTAGTAAATTTATTTTTAATTTGCTGTGTATTATCAGAACAAAGAATTTAGTTTTATAAAAATTAACAGAACCTTAGTGAATACTAGAGTTCTGTTTTTTTGCATATTTTATATTAATTGCGCTATATATTTGTATTGGTTGCGATTGTTTTTCTATAGAATATAAAACCATCTGTTTGAATAATATTTTTACAAAATATATATAAGTAATGGTTTTATTATGGAATTATATAAAATGAAAAATAGTGTACATATAAATTAAATTTATTGCGTCACAGAGCAGAAGGCTATTCGCCTTCTGCAACAATTTTTTCCAATACCGCGATAAGGTCTGACATAGTATTCAGCTGTACGTCTTTTTCAAGAATAGCATTCTTTAATGCGATTGGTAAGCTTTCAAATTTATCGCGTAAGTTTGGAGCTACATATGACATAAAAATCACCTCTGAAGTATATAGTATCCAAATGTCAGATAAACATACAGTAAATAAAGTTCAAACAATGCTTTATTAAAATGAAAAAGCTGCTTTGTTATTCAAAAGAGACTTATTCCCGTGTTAATATATAATATAAATTAGCATAAATTTTAGTTTCAGGGCGTTTTGAATGAGGAGAATAAAAATTTTTGCAGGCGGATTGTATTTTTGATGATATGTATAATTTGCTTTAAAATAAAATATTAAAATTTAAATAGCTAATTTTCAGATGTATTATTTAATCAGTCTTTTATGCTTATTAATTTGACATAGGTTCGTCATTTATATCAGCGTATTTAAACTTTATGGAAAAACCACAAAGCATTATTCACGCAGTTATTAGACTGCATAAATTTGCGTCTCCCAATTTATCAAAGTCAACATGCCAAAGCCATGATACATCCTTTCTATTATTTGCAAGGCCGTTTATCGCAGAGATAAAATTATTTTTTTATAATCATCTGCACAATTGATTGGCTCGCATAGTCGGAATTTATATTACACAAAGTATTATAGCTTGTAAAAAGTTTCATTATTTTAACATAAAGTCTCCGCGATAAAGAATTTATGTGCGATAAGTCACATATCTTTTTGTACGAGAAATTGATAAAATATCTTTATATTTTGTCAAAGGATGTGGAGAAATGGAAATTTTAAAATTGTACTTTGGAAAAACTTTATACTATAAAAGACTTTATTTTGGCATAAGTCAAGAAGCAATGGCTGAAAAATGCTGCATATCATTAAGGCAGTATGTTGATATAGAAAATGGAAAGAGATTGCCGTCATTCAAAAGTTTAATTAATATCATAATTAAAAGCGGAATAGATTTGGATGAGTTTATTAAGGAGATTCAAGAGGAGGGGTATACTCCGGAAGATTATAAAAACGTAAAAAATAATTGATAAGTTTATATCGTTTTAATGAATTAAAAATATGATATAAACCCATATTTAAAATAAATAGTTTCCGGTTTTATTGTATTTGATTTGAACTATAAAATTTTTGATTAAGAAACTAACGAATTTATTATTTTTAAAATGGTGTTTAAAAGTAAATATAAGTTTGAAACAGCCGACTGCAGTAATGCAGTCGGCTGTTTTATTATATCAGTAGTTTGAACACGAAAACTGCCCGGCATATGTTATAATTTATCCTTTATCTTACATTTCTGTTCACTTTACAGCAATTTTTCATTTTTTACTGCTGCGTGAAAAAATCTGAAGCCGTATAATAGACTGTAATTATAAAAATATTTTATTTGAGGTTAAGAAAACGTCAGTATATACTGAATTAAGACTCGTATATAATTATATATGAATTGTCAAAAAACGACTTCCATTGAAGTCAATATATAAGAAATAGTGCTTTACAAAAAATTTTGTCAGTGTTAAAATATAACATATAGAATATAAAATAATGTGGTGGTACATATGCATGATATATGGAATCCGTGGCATGGCTGCGTTAAATGCAGCGAGGGCTGTGATAACTGCTATATGTATTTTTTGGACAAGGCGCATGGAAATGACGGTTCTGAGATATATAAGACTAAAAATGGCTTTCGATATCCCATTCAAAAGAGCAGAGGAGGCGGATATAAAATAAAAAGCGGCGAGATGATACGGGTTTGCATGACGTCAGACTTTTTCTTAGAAGAAGCGGATCCGTGGAGAGACGAGGCGTGGGAGATTATTAGAAGCAGAAGCGATGTTATTTTTTATTTGCTTACCAAACGCCCGGAGCGTGTGGCTAAGCATTTGCCGAATGATTGGGGAGACGGCTGGGAAAATGTGTTTTTTAATGTAACTTGTGAAAACCAAAAAAGGGCGGATGAACGTTTGCCTATCCTGATGGATCTGCCGTTTAAGCATAAAGGAATTATGTGCGCTCCGTTTATTGGTCCGTTAAGCATTGAAAAGTATTTAAACGGCGGACAAATTGAGCAGGTTATCTGCGGAGGAGAGAATTACAATGGAGCGCGTCCGTGTGATTATGATTGGGTCAAATCTCTACAAAACGAATGTAAAAAATATGATGTAACGTTTTGTTTTATTGAGACAGGGACGGTTTTTATAAAGGACGGTAAAAGATATAATATTCCCAATAAAAGAATACAAAGCGAGATGGCGTATAAATCGGGAATCAGTTATAGCGGAAAGAAAATTAAGTTTAATCTAAAGAGTAGGTACGGTTACAAAATACCGGAGAGTGAAATGTATGTTCCATATTTCAGAGAAGTGTGCGGAACCTGCGGCAGCAGACCTATTTGCAACGGCTGCGGTAACTGCGGCAGGTGCAGTCAGGTAACTAAGTAGTGCAAGCGCTTAAAAAGGAGGAATGTTATAGAAATAGTTAAGTTTAAGACGCACTTGTAAAACGTTTGGACAATATTTATTATAGTAATGCTGCAGGACGTCTTTAAATGGTTCATCCGGCGGAAAATATCTGTCGTAAGAATTAAGCATACTAAATATTATCTTCTTAATTTAAAGTTTTTTGTGTTTTAGAGAGATGATAGAAGTGTGTTATTAAATCAGCTGAAAATCTTTAAACATTTGTATGCGAAAGGTATTGCTATTGAGTTTATAGCTGTATATGGTATTAAATATAAAAAAATATAGAGAAATGAGGTATAAAAATGAAAAATTATTATTTTAAGTTTTTGGCTGTGATATTATCCGCTGTGATGGTTTTTGGTACAGTTTCGGTTTTTTCGGAACCTCAGAATTCAGAACCTCAGTTTGAGGAATTATCGCAGGATTTTTTAGACTATATAAATTTGGATGAAAGTGAGAGAAGCGGGATTGTCGCTCCATTCCCGGCAGAAATCAAACAAGAGCATAATAATGACGCTGTTCTCAGCAGTGTTTTACCTGAAAGATATGACGGCAGGGATTATGAGTATTTGCCTCCGGTAAAAAATCAAATGAGCACCGGAACTTGTTGGGCTTTTTCAGCCACAACAGCGCTTGCTGCATCAATGCAGAAACAGTATCCGGGAAATATTTTTGACTTTTCGGTGCGTCATATGGAGAATTCAGAAGCTATAAACCCAAATGATTTAGCTGACCCTGATTCTTTAAACCGTTATGTGGACGGCGGCGGGTATGGTTTGTCTCCGCTTGGATATTTTATGAGAGGAGCAGGACCCGTTGATGAATCTGAAATGCCGTTTCAGAATAATATTGAAGCAGAAAATAAGGCAGACCTTTTAATAAAACCCATCGCTCAGGTAAAAGAAGCCGAATATATGCCGCATAAGGAAACTTTTTTACTACCCGATACCACTGATGAATTTATTGCTGAAGCTAAATATAATATAATGAAATATGGAGCCGCTGGATGTGCGTATTATAGTTACGATCCGTTATATAATATGGACAAAAACTCATTTTATAATAATCAGCGCGGTACCTATCAAAATCATGCGGTTACTATAATTGGTTGGGATGATAACTTTTCGGCTGACAATTTTGTAGCAAAACCGCCTGCAGACGGAGCTTGGATAATACAAAACAGCTGGGGTTCGGATTGGGGAGACGATGGATGTTTTTATATGTCGTATTATGACGAAACGCTTGATGAATTAATTTTTTATCAGGATTCAACTCCATATTTGGAATACGATAACAGATACTATTTAGACCCTGCAGGATGGACAAGAGGACTTGGATATCCTGACAGCAACGGTATTTCTTATGGGATGAATATATTCGAGAAGCTTCCGGGAGAAGAGGCTTTAACAGAAGTGACTATAGGTGTAAGAGGGGATACGGATTATTCTATATATGTGATTCCTGACGCTGACAAAATAGATCCGGCGTCTTATGATACATCAAAAGATACTCCTGTTTGCACAGGTAATACCGATCATGCCGGATATATCACTGCGGAACTTCAAAACCCTGTGATTTTAGACGGAGAACGTTTTGCAGTGATAGTAAAATACAGCTGCCCGAGTTATATATACAGCCTGCCGGTTGAAGCCAGAATTAAGGTATATACTGAATACTATCATTTAGCTGCTGAGCCGGGAACAAGCTATATATCCGCTGAGGGTAAAGACTGGACAGAAATAAGCAACGAGAAATATGATTATGCCAATTGTTCGATAAAGGCTTTTACAAAGGATATCACGCCAAAGACAGAAGTAACGTTTGAGACTTTGGACCCAAAGGGAATTATGAGCGTGTATGACAAAGACGGCAGAAAAGCCGCCAAGAAAGCCGACGGCAGTTTTGCTTTGCCGAACGGTAATTATACTTATGTCCAGAGTACATATCATTGTAAAGATGTTACCGGAACTTTTTCCGTTAGCGGGGAGGAAAGTATAACTGTTAAAGTCGAAGGAAAAATGGAGCCCGGAGACTATTCTCCGGAATTAATTAAAAGAACTTATGAGTATGAAAAAGAACTGAACAGCGATGGGTCCCTTTCAGTAGGATTTGATTTGGGGAAAGGAACTTTAGCCGCAGAAAACGCTGTTGCGTGTGACGAGGGGATTCCCCTTGAACTGGGCGCAGACTATAATATCTCAGGGAACAGTATTGTTTTGACGCCTGAATATTTAAATGCAGTACGCAATTATATGATGCCTGACGGCGGTTCTTGGGTATTAGAAATTAAGTTTGATGATGATAAATTAACAGAATATCAGTTTGTTATAAAGTTTGAATCCTTAACGGTGGAAAATGTTGCTGATGAACTGATAAACGAATTGAGAAAGGCAAAACCCGGCGCCTTATCTGCGGATTTGGTTGCTTTGCTTCCTAAATTTATACAAGACAATTTTACATTTCTTTTTAATGGAGATCTTGAAGTTGAGTCGTCTAAGAACTATAATTTCGTGACCTGTGATGTTATAGTTATGTCAAATGACGGTACATATAAACGTCTCGCATATGATAATCAGATGTTATATAAAGTTGTCATGGCAGTAGAAAAATCGCATACGTTAACTGTGCGCGGATATGGAGATGTTTCGGGTACGCTGTTTATTTGTCAATATGACGGCAGCGGTTTATTGATTGACTCTAAGCCGTATACTTTGGAACTTAAAAATGGTGATGAGCTGGATTTTCCATATGAAATTGTTGAAGGAAGCGTTAGAAGGGAATTCTTTTTCTTCGATATGAATACGCTTGAGCCTTTGGCAAAATATTAGGTTTTAAAATGTGAAAGGAAGCAAGATGCAGATAAACAGACTGTTTGAGATAATTTATATTCTGCTCAATAAAGAGACCGTGACTTCGAAAGAGCTGGCTGAAAGGTTTGAGGTTTCAGCCAGAACTATATACAGAGATATAGATATTCTTTCCGCGGCCGGTATACCTATTTATACTGAGAAGGGCAGAAACGGCGGTATTTCTCTGCTTCACGATTTTGTGCTTAATAAGACGGTTCTGACGCAGGAGGAGAGAAACGATATTCTGTCTTCTCTTAAAGCTGTAAGTGCTGTGGGGGCGGACCGAACTGATACGGCGCTTAAAAAACTTGGCGCTATGTTTGGCGGAGGAGCGGATTCCTGGCTGGAAATAGATTTTTCGTCTTGGGCGGATTATAAGAAAACTGCCGAGACGTTTGAAATAATCAAGTCGGTCATTATTAATAAACAGGTGATAGAGTTTGAGTATTTCAGCGGTTCAGGCGAGAGAACAAAACGTGAGGCAGAGCCTTTAAAACTATGTTTTAAAGGTGGGTCATGGTATCTATATGCTTTCTGCAGGTTTAGAAATGATTTTAGATTTTTTAAACTGACCCGCATAATAAACGTGAAAATAAAAGAAGAAATTTTCAGCAGGAGTGTTCCCAGGAAGATTTTCAAAGAAAAAAATAGTTTCAACGATGAATTTATACGGTTGAAGATGAGAATATCGAAAAAGCTGGCTTACAGAGTTTATGATGAATTCGACGAATATTATGCGGATAAGGACGGCAGTTTCATTGCCTATATAATGTGTCCAAAGGACCAGTGGCTTTATTACTATATCTCAACTTTTGGGAAAGACTGTGAGGTTTTAGAGCCTAAAGAGGTTCGCAGCGGGTATAAGTCTGAAATAGAAAAAATATTAAAA is from Monoglobus pectinilyticus and encodes:
- a CDS encoding InlB B-repeat-containing protein yields the protein MKKIIGLLLTLSVSIGILLFSADSVIAASYNSSAALNYAAAHWNDNVGLCAEFVSNCLSAGGCSAWSRSSSALRNQLINSGLGTEYELTLNSDKSITASNYSGKLAAGDVIFYYCPGAKCSARPYVHTVLCNGADANGYVKVYAHNKANNGSKKYYYSKTCPNCGTGIYKAYVYHFKTNETPANIGTNVYGTIINTACWKPITYNPADGLVRLNQANGMANQAWKFFRQSDGSYVIKSAVDQKVLEIFNGDTADGTPIVVRNTDWGGAYQRWYLYPYGNNGGYIIKSKHYPEKNLVLDLCGGSTVDNNIIQIHERNNTNAQIFSVYTASDSVIASPNLTVSAGTAVTNTVFNWNNVPGKDRYDLKIWKVKIEGDSYHTEWGTYSGYGKVLPAGNYVAYVDAVNAFDCLRSNVVQFTVKNPIFKVSFNSNGGSCSTSSKNVTYTATYGDLPVPTRTGYTFKGWYTSASGTTKITGENKVNITSNQTLYAQWTPSSYTVSFNSNGGVCSINKKTVSYNASYGDLPVPTRTGYTFKGWYTSASGTTKITGESKVNITSNQTLYAQWIPNTYTVVYNPNGGIGTTANSSHTFDTAKSLNINNFTKEGYSFKGWSKNKDAEIPEFTDQQSVKNLTSQNNAVVNMYAVWSPNNSSAYTKTTLKDGIFNVKAFNLNENCIIILALYKDGLLVETQQMEYDKTDVIFYADKEFDSAKVMVWKDSQSQIPLTDTEDVVIP
- a CDS encoding LytR/AlgR family response regulator transcription factor, whose product is MFTIAICDDNKQDCSNLCNMVEQYFCGKQKIELHSFQSGLVLYQFMKSQNVHLVIMDIMLDNQSGIDIVKQLKYIAPDCKIIFVSINPEYFQDVYYVDHLQFLVKPIERKRLDFALGKAAALCEKEYVCLKIQGTVQKILSESILYFEVSGHNTTICLNDGTEQTCYISLKEIERKLNQATFLRCHRSFIVNMKHVSRYERSSLQLDDKHMISIGKKYEKDVRQRLMSYWKDVI
- a CDS encoding sensor histidine kinase — encoded protein: MENGTPLYFCFFIITSAIGTINSALFFVWLLEPRWKWWKTAGILFLSFFVPTMILLPLREIILVKSPVLLAVTVAAVAFCFKDKFWQKALCVTIYLVSGLIIEMGGSTVCNLVIGKPYVWEFISVGDWLFYIFINVCIQLTVYAIIILLYRRRNFKDVLPQRGIISIVLFLTGQITLSLFVMAVTYQYKLYSVGIVILCILINVISGGLGIWMVYRNIQMLRSETELETVRKQLDMQETYTGQIRSQYETVRRLKHDFNNHLKTLSGLSRQHNYDELDQYLNALSEEISLLDKATFCTRPAVDAVLYHIDQTAIQTGIKTEFQVFEIEKLTVPDIKLCSILFNLLSNALEACAKVDGEKYIHLKTGIKAGNYIISVENTSLPPAKGFESVKADRVNHGLGLKIVSDLAAGLGGMSEFSYENGVFSSVVCLPWYNESAFI
- a CDS encoding MurT ligase domain-containing protein, encoding MSAINGLANNRKDVSWLWHVDFDKLGDANLCSLITA
- a CDS encoding helix-turn-helix domain-containing protein, whose amino-acid sequence is MEILKLYFGKTLYYKRLYFGISQEAMAEKCCISLRQYVDIENGKRLPSFKSLINIIIKSGIDLDEFIKEIQEEGYTPEDYKNVKNN
- a CDS encoding DUF5131 family protein; its protein translation is MHDIWNPWHGCVKCSEGCDNCYMYFLDKAHGNDGSEIYKTKNGFRYPIQKSRGGGYKIKSGEMIRVCMTSDFFLEEADPWRDEAWEIIRSRSDVIFYLLTKRPERVAKHLPNDWGDGWENVFFNVTCENQKRADERLPILMDLPFKHKGIMCAPFIGPLSIEKYLNGGQIEQVICGGENYNGARPCDYDWVKSLQNECKKYDVTFCFIETGTVFIKDGKRYNIPNKRIQSEMAYKSGISYSGKKIKFNLKSRYGYKIPESEMYVPYFREVCGTCGSRPICNGCGNCGRCSQVTK
- a CDS encoding lectin like domain-containing protein, with the protein product MKNYYFKFLAVILSAVMVFGTVSVFSEPQNSEPQFEELSQDFLDYINLDESERSGIVAPFPAEIKQEHNNDAVLSSVLPERYDGRDYEYLPPVKNQMSTGTCWAFSATTALAASMQKQYPGNIFDFSVRHMENSEAINPNDLADPDSLNRYVDGGGYGLSPLGYFMRGAGPVDESEMPFQNNIEAENKADLLIKPIAQVKEAEYMPHKETFLLPDTTDEFIAEAKYNIMKYGAAGCAYYSYDPLYNMDKNSFYNNQRGTYQNHAVTIIGWDDNFSADNFVAKPPADGAWIIQNSWGSDWGDDGCFYMSYYDETLDELIFYQDSTPYLEYDNRYYLDPAGWTRGLGYPDSNGISYGMNIFEKLPGEEALTEVTIGVRGDTDYSIYVIPDADKIDPASYDTSKDTPVCTGNTDHAGYITAELQNPVILDGERFAVIVKYSCPSYIYSLPVEARIKVYTEYYHLAAEPGTSYISAEGKDWTEISNEKYDYANCSIKAFTKDITPKTEVTFETLDPKGIMSVYDKDGRKAAKKADGSFALPNGNYTYVQSTYHCKDVTGTFSVSGEESITVKVEGKMEPGDYSPELIKRTYEYEKELNSDGSLSVGFDLGKGTLAAENAVACDEGIPLELGADYNISGNSIVLTPEYLNAVRNYMMPDGGSWVLEIKFDDDKLTEYQFVIKFESLTVENVADELINELRKAKPGALSADLVALLPKFIQDNFTFLFNGDLEVESSKNYNFVTCDVIVMSNDGTYKRLAYDNQMLYKVVMAVEKSHTLTVRGYGDVSGTLFICQYDGSGLLIDSKPYTLELKNGDELDFPYEIVEGSVRREFFFFDMNTLEPLAKY
- a CDS encoding helix-turn-helix transcriptional regulator, translated to MKGSKMQINRLFEIIYILLNKETVTSKELAERFEVSARTIYRDIDILSAAGIPIYTEKGRNGGISLLHDFVLNKTVLTQEERNDILSSLKAVSAVGADRTDTALKKLGAMFGGGADSWLEIDFSSWADYKKTAETFEIIKSVIINKQVIEFEYFSGSGERTKREAEPLKLCFKGGSWYLYAFCRFRNDFRFFKLTRIINVKIKEEIFSRSVPRKIFKEKNSFNDEFIRLKMRISKKLAYRVYDEFDEYYADKDGSFIAYIMCPKDQWLYYYISTFGKDCEVLEPKEVRSGYKSEIEKILKIYKQE